GTAGATTTAGGACAAAGACACGTTGATGATTATGTAAATGATTGGGTTGAAATTCTAAGGTTATTTACGCAAGAAGATAAATACTGGGACTGGATATTTAAATTAAGATATCTGGCCAATCAAGAAAATCTTGAAGGTTATGCAGTAGAGTGCGACAACAAAACTCAAGGTTTAATGATCATAGAAACACAAATGCACGGTTCCCGATTAAATATTGGTAAGAAACTAGTTTATGTTGATGGCATTGCTACTGCCCCCACTAATCGAATCGAAATTCAGCGTCCGCCTCAATTCAAAGGGGTTGGTCAAGCACTCTTAAATTTTGCCAGAATTAGAAGTGTTGAGCTAGGGTATGAAGGTAGAGTGGGGTTACCAAAAACATGGGTTTAAAGCCTCGCTCATCAAGAGAAACTTTGCTTAATTTAGAAAGAATTTGAGTTTTTAGCTTCATATTTTTGGTAAAATATTAATATGAAAACACTGAAGTTTAAGCTATATCAACACAAAAGAAATAGACACCTTAAACGCATTATTAATGCGGCTGGGGTAATTTACAATCATTGCATTGCTCTACACAAACGCTACTACATAATGTGGGGCAAGCACTTGAGTTGTGCAAAACTTCAGTCGCACATCGCCAAATTAAGAAAGCGTAATCCATTTTGGCAAACCGTAGGTTCTCAAGCAGTACAAGATATTTGTCAACGCATCGAGAAAGCTTACCAATTGTTTTTTAAACATAACAAGAAAGGAGTTAAACCACCAGGATTTAAGAAAGTTAAAAAATACAAATCATTCAGCTTAAAACAAGCTGGTTATAAGTTTTTGGGAGGCAATAGGGTAAAAATTGGGAATCGAGTATATCAGTTTTGGAAGTCTAGAGAGATAGAAGGAACAGTCAAAACATTAACCATAAAACGTACACCGTTGGGTGAATTGTTTATGGTTGTAGTAGTTGATAATTGTGCTGAGTCACAAACCAAGTCCACGACTGGTAAAATAGCGGGGTTTGATTTTGGACTCAAGACATTCCTCACTTGCTCAGATGGTACAAAAATTGAGTCACCCCAATTTTTTAAGCAGTCTCTAAACGCCATCAAAGTAGCCAGCAGACAGCATTCCAAAAAATTGAAAGGCTCAATCAATCGTGAAAGAGCCAGAAAGAATTTAGTACGCAGATACGAAGATATTTCTCATCGTCGGCGTGATTGGTTTTGGAAATTGGCGCATCATTTGACTGATAAGTTTGATGTGCTATGTTTTGAAACACTCAACCTCAAAGGAATGCAACGTCTTTGGGGTAGAAAAATATCAGACTTGGCGTTTGGTGAGTTTCTACAAATTCTAGAATGGGTTGCCAAAAAGAAGAAAAAGAGCGTTGTTTTCATCGACCAATGGTATCCCAGTAGTAAGACCTGTTCGCACTGTGGACAGGTTTTAGAAAGTCTTGATTTGTCTATCAGAGAATGGCGTTGTTCGGGTTGTCAGTCAGTGAACGGAAGGGATGAAAACGCCGCACTCAATATTCTTATGGTTGGGGCATCAACCATTGGGTTAGGCGATGTAAGTCGGTTTGAAACTGCAATCGCTGTTTGAGCCTAGAATCCCCACCATTCAATGGTGGGGAGTATGTCAAGAAAAGCAAAATATGTTTAACTGCGGACCTGAAGAAGAATACGAGAATCTAGTTTATTTTGAGTATGGAGTATTCAGACGAAGATAAAGTGAAAATTTATGAATCACCAACCGCAAAATCATAATTCTGAGGCAGATGAGCCAGTCACAACCCAAGAAGCTATAGATTTACTTTTTGGTGAAGGATGGCTCGATGAGGCTGTTCGTATCGAAGATGAAGCAAATTGTACTATTGGTGCTGGTTTGGATTGGGGTAGCGCATTAGCACCTTTAATGCTCAATCTTCCTTTATTTGGTCGCTTATCAACGCTGCGTGTATCTCTTAACCGTGAAATCAGGCTAATAATTGAAACATGGAATTTAGGCGTAGGTACTTCCTCAGCAGTAGAGGCAGCAAGGAGACTTATTAAACAGCGATTGATATCTCCTACACCTGAGCTATTACCTTACTTAGAAGCCAGCCTACTGCAAGATGATTTATACGGTGAAGAGTTTATATCTAACCGCGAAGCTCTCAAATTGCTACTTGCAGTAGTTCTTAATGATTCTGATAGAGCAGAAATTGCCGAGACGGCGGCTAATTCAATCCGCGCACAAGTTATGTCACAGGTGAATTTTTCTGAGAAAATTTCTGCTTAAATATTCAATAGAGAAACAATAACATTACATCAAATATTAAGCGTGTATTCTGACTTTTGAGTTCTAAGTTTTACTTTTGTAACACTTAAGCTAATCGATTAGCAACAAAATATTTTAACGGACAATCCCAAACAGCATTTATTATGGGCAGCTATTTTTGTGATTGCAAAATTACAGGCTTTTGGCAATTAGAAGTATAACCCGGTAAAACTTTTACCCCTGACTGAGTTAATCTTAGGGTTAGCGAAAGTCGGGCTTTACCGCTATTGTTCTGTATGGAGCGATGCAATAGTTTATTAGTAAATAGTACAAATTCACCAGGATGCAATACCACAGGAATAGCTTTTTTTTCAACTTCATTAGGGATTTCAAAAAAATGATTCCCACTAAAAGGGTCTGTTCCTTTTATTTTGCAATTTTCTAAATCAATATTAGGTAGATATTCAAATCCATTATCTTGATTAACTTCTGTCAAAGCTATATAAACATTAATAGTTTTACCATCTCCTTTCAGAAGTTTAGAATAAGAATCTCTATGCCAAAAAGGAATTAATTGCTGGGCAGGGTAATTTACCCATAGTTCTGACCGCCATAACGCTAAATTATCCCCTAAATGAGCATTCACCCTTTCTAATAAATTTTTATCTTGACATAATTGCCAAATTACAGGTGAATCTAAATGTCTTTCCATGTAAAAACGTTTAGTAAAAACTTGGATTAATATAATGAACAACGAGCCAATATCAAATTTAATAAATGATTTAACTAACTGTTTTAATAATATTTTAATTGGTAACTTTAAAAGAATTTCATCAAAAATATGTTGGGTAATCTCAGCTATTTCATTGCTACTCAAAGCCAGAGAGTTTGTCCCCCAAATTTCATCAGTACCATCATAATTAATTTTCTTGTTATTCGACTGCTGGTTACAACCAGCCCATAATAAACTACGTTCCCATAGTTGCTTTGACAATTCTTGATTTTGGGCTATTTCTGGTAAGAGAATTTCTTGAGCGTGACTATCTAAAAATTTCCCACTAATATTTTGATAAACTGGGGAAGTCGCAGCAACTAGAGTACTATATGCTCCGGCTTCTACGGAAATACCTAAACCTAAATACTTGCTGAGACGATGCCATATAGTAATATTTGATTGTACAAAGCCTGGATGTATTGCGTTAACAGTGACTTGAGAATTACTTAATCTTTGCAAAAGTTCTCTTGTTAAAAGCAATAAAGAAAATTTAGAAACAGCATATAATTTTAGAAAATTTAACGGTGTTCTTTTAACTAATAAATCCCAATCAATCCCATTTGGAGATAATGCTAAATCTGACGCTAATATAATAATGCGGCTAGGGGCAGAGCTTTGCAATTTTTCTAGTAATAAATAAGTGAGTAAGAAATGTCCTAAATAGTTAGTTCCCCAAATCAGTTCAAACCCTTCTTTGGTTTGGCCTCTATTGTTGAATATACCCGCATTATTGATTAATATATGTAATGGTAAATTGTAGTCATTAAATAGTTTTACACACCTACGAACTGAATCTAAAGAAGCTAGATCAAGCGGTAAAAATTTTACATTTTGATTTCCGGTAGTTTGGCGAATGTATTCTATAGCTTTTGCGGCTTTATTTGCCGAACGACAAGCAATAAATACATGATTGCCTAATTTGGCTAAACCTATAGCCGTCATTAAACCTACACCAGAGTTACCACCTGTAACTAGACATACTTGCATAATTTTTACTCTCTCAGTATTTATTTGTAACCTATTGCTTTCAAGTAGAATCCATCAAGTACAAAAGTTTAGCGTTAGCAAATCAACTCCTTGAGTTGTACTAAATATGATTCTTTAATCAAGCTACTTGATTGACATTTTTTGAATTCAAAATGCAAAATTCACGTAGGCAAAATTAGAAGCAAGACAATTAATTTTGAATTAAGTGATTCTGAGTACAGGCTCCCACTGATTCTTAAAATTAGTGGTGGGTTCAACCCCCGACTGATTTCAATTTTGAATTGATTTGACTAGCTGATTTAATCTAGCGTTGTTGAAGAATTATCTAACAAAGCTAGTTTTTTGAGCGTTTCTAACTCTTCATTATTCATTTAGATTTACTGCTGTGATGCTGAAAAAACTTACTGGGTTGATATCTATATCAGGGTGAGCTAATCTGTTAATTAAGAATTTAGATACTGTGCAATAGATGGTTGTTGACGACGCAGCGCAGTCATCGCTTGCATCTGTATTTGACGCACTCGCTCTCTGCTGATCTGAAGCTTTTCCCCAATCTGAGCCAAACTTCGTTCTTGATTATCTAACAGTCCAAAGCGTAAAATTAGGACTTCACGCTGCACAGGTTTTAGTGTTGCTAACAGATCGCTTAAATTTTGGCTCAACATTTCTTGGGTAATTTGTTCATCTGGTGATGTCCCTTCATCGGCTAGAAGTTCGCTTAGTTCTGTATCTTGGTTATCTCCTACTTTTAAATCAAGAGAAATTGTCTTATTCGCCGCCGCTAAATATTCTCGAATCTGTCCCGGCTGCATCTCCAATTTTTGGGCCATTTCTGTCAGCGTGCCACGACGACCGAGGGTAAGAAATAGTTCTCGCTGCACCTTCTTAATTTGATTGAGTTTCTCGTTAACGTGAATTGGTAGCCTCACTGTCCGAGATTTTTCGGCAATCGCTCTGGTAATCGCTTGAGTAACCCACCAGTATGCGTAGGTTGACAACTTATAACCTCGGTTAGGGTCAAACTTCTCGATTCCCCTTTGTAAACCGATTGCTCCTTCTTGAACCAAATCCAAGAACTCCAGATTGCGATGCTGGTATTTTTTAGCGATTGAAACCACTAATCGCAGGTTAGCTGTGATCATCTTTTGCTTGGCTCGCTGACCCTGCTGGAAGATTCGATTAATTTCAAGTTCGCTTTTATTGACAAAATTAGCTACTTCAGAGGATGTTGGTTGGCGATTTAATTGTTGACTTAATTGCTGCTGTTGCTGCTGTAGGGCAATCATTTGTTGTACAAGTCTTGCATAAGTTATTTCTTGCTCAGAGGTTAATAACGGGAACTGACCAATTTCTTGCAAATAGACGCGTACTGTGTCGGAACTTAAGCTGGACATACAACTTTATTACTTCTCCACTCATTAGACGGACTCAAAATTATAAATCAAATACCCTGACGAAAATCTCATCTCAGGATTGGATTTCTATGCAGCGATCGCGCTTGTTTTCAAATTTGCCTATTCCTGTATCATCAATGGAGTGTCTTGATATATGTATCACTCTTTTCACTTGAAAAACAGCATAAATCTTCTATGTCTCGACGAACTGCTACATCTTCATCTCCTTCTACTGTTGCACAAGGACTGGCTCTTTCCGAGTTACATTTGCGCTTACAATTTTTAGAGAAAGAACACCAATCAATCCTTAAGCAAATTAAAAGAAAGCGAACTGAACTAAATAACTTTGTCGAAAAGTCGCGTTCTTTAGCCACAGAGGTAGTACATCAAACAACTTCGAGCTTCCAAAAAATGGCTCAAATCGACCAAGAAATTCACGCTTTGTTTGAAACTATCTTTGCTACTCGAAAATTTGGTAAACAAACTCTTAAGAAAATACAAGCAGTTTATCGTCAACTACAATTTGCCGGAATTATCAGCATCAAATCCGATACAGAGCAATTCCAGCAAGAGCCAAATAAAGAGTTTTCATCTACGGAAGAAGATTTCTCCACTCAATCTACCGAAAATTCTCATCAAAATCAACAGTGGCCAGCACAAGAAACTACCTCTTTTGGGGCTGGGGCTAGAACCGAAACACAGCAAAAAATTCGCTCCACATTTTTGCGGTTAGCGGAAATCTTTCACCCGGACAAGGCACAAGATAGCGAAACACAGAAATATCATACCCAAATTATGCAGGAGATAAATATTGCCTACCAAGAAGGAGATTTAGCAAGACTGTTAGAAATTGAATCTCGTCAGCAAGTTGGGGAAACGATTAACCCTAATAGTGAAGATGATTTAACTCGCAAATGTCGCCATCTAGAACAGCAAAATCAAATTCTTCATTCTCAATATGAAAACTTGAAACGAGAACTACGTTTAGCCAAAAATACACCAGAAGGAGCAATGGTTTCTAGCTCTCGCAAAGCAGCCAAGCAGGGCATTGATGCTGTAGCCGGGATGGTCGAAGCAATTGAATCTCAAATTCAAGCTGTTTCTCAAATCAGGGATTTTGTCAAAGATTTTCAACAGCAGAAACTAACTATTCAAGAATTTCTCTCTGGCCCAGTTTCTCTGTATTCTTCTGAAGAAGAATTACTCCAAGATATTTTGGAACAGATGTTATCACAATTAATTTAATAAGAACTTGTTGATTAACAAACTCTTGTACAAGTTGGCTTTCTTAATTGCGAATTGCGTGCTTCGGATCAGGGCGGGAGCATCGTTGCGTTAGCGAGTCCACGAGCGTCCGCCGCGAATTGTTATTAGTCTGGTAGCAACTTAGAATCCCAAATGTACAGTCCTTTTTCTTCTGGCACTCTAGAAAATCTGCCTGAGCGATAACCCCGTGACAATTCGTTCAGCACTCCTGGTCTGACTTGTTGCAATTGCTCAGGCGTGAGTTCTCCATATAGTTGCTTGACAACTTCAGCCACATCAAAAACTCTTCTCGGATTTTGTTCTAATAACAAACTAATCGCATCAATCAAAAATTTGCCTTCAAACTCTCCTTGCATCGGAATAACATTAGTTTTCGCCTGTGGAGATGGTTTTCTGGCTTGACTTTGATTTGGCTTAGACAAACTATCGTTGCTGAGATTTGCTTGCGCCTGGGGGCCGGGTTTTTGCTCCTTCGTTTGGCTCTTTTTAGAAGAACTACCCTTGCGAGAATTGTTGAGTAATTTCAAATCTATGGTGTAGTACCCTGGCTTGCCCGGAACTAGCGACCATTTCTTGCTTTCTCTGCCTTGAGTCAGCGTTGATTGAACTCTACCTTTGACTACTTTCCAAGCTTTTGGTTCTAACTCGCCATACAGCGATCGCACCACAAAATCTATATGACATACACTACCTTTATGCTGCTGTAACAGTTTTTCTATCGCTTCTATACGCCTTAGAGAGTGATATTCCTCTAGCATCGGAATATCTTGCCCATACAAGGATTTATCTGGCGTAGTGGTGGTTTCCTCTTGCTTGGTAAACTCGGCAACTGGGGGTTCATCTTCTTGGGGTAATGGCTCAGTCGTATCCAGTTGGGCTATTTCACTTGCTGCTGTTAGAGCGTCGTTACTGTCGTCTTTGATGTCGCTTTCTTGAGCAGTATTATCTTCTTGTGTTGTTGCGGCTGATTTTTCAGTATTAGTAAACTCCAGAGTTTGTGTTTCAACTTGAGAACTATCAAAGCTATCATCTGAGAATACATCTTCTTCAGCAGTAACTATTAGCTGAGTTTCTTCTAATTGCGAGTTGATATCTTCTTGATTCTCAGTAGAAAATACCTCTGCTTTTATGTTGTCTACCAGTGATAATTCATTATCCTGAGTTTCTGATAATTCTGTTGCCGTTTTCAAGACATCAACGCTATTACCATTGCTGCTTTCTTGAGCGGGTACGGTAAATACTTCTTCTGCTACTTCTCTAAAAAAGCCATTGTTATTCACCTCTACGGTCACAGGCCAGTTCGACAACAACGCTTCTACGTGATTTAGGTTGTCTAAAGCTTCTCGATACAATTTTCCATACTCTTCTACCAGTGGCGCATAGTAGTTCCTTATTTCTAATAATGTCGAGAGAAATTTTTCTGGGGGCGGCTGTATCTGCATTTAACTACTTATACAACTTTAGATTTTTTATTATAGAAAATAATCCCCTCATTTGACAATTATATATTATGACTTAGAATGTAAACCTGGCTTTAATAGTTTTACTGCCTTACTAGTCTTCAACCGCTTCGCTAATTAAAGGTGAAAACAGTAAGTTACAACAGACCGAGGAGTAAAATAATGAAAGCTTCTTTAATTGCAACTATTACTTGTATCTTAACAGTTTCGTCTGTTAATTCTATCGTTCTGGCTGGTTCAAATCGGAGAACTTTAGATAGCAGAACAGTAATTACAACTTGCAACAACAATAGCGGCAGATCAGAAACTCAATTTCAACTAATCTCGTCCAGAATGTTTCTGTATAATCAGTGGAAAGAGAGAGAAATCATCGTATCTTTTCCTAAATTATAACTTGTGGGTAATTAAAATTTTAAGCCAATCTTTGAATAGAGTGGCTGTTTTCATTTGCCCTTCAATAAAAATAACTTTTTGAGAAAACCTGCTACGCAAAACATGAGTAAAAATCTGTTGGAGAATACACTCATGTTCATAAAAACTATTTGGACAACTCTCATTATTTCTTTGTTGTTACCGGAAATAGCAACTGCCGCAATCAATAGAGATACTTTGGGCGGTGGCGCATTAGGAATCGCCCAATGCCAGCATATTCGAGGTGGTAAAACTAAACTTATTTGGCGAGTTATTGTCAATAATTCAAATAAGCCAATCAACGCCACACACTTTAATTTTCAAACAAATGATGGATTGAGTCGAGATGTTTATGGAACAGTGTTTCCTACTACAGACTACCAAACAACAGAAATCTTTGAGGGATTAAAACAAAGAATTACAATCTCAGGTGAGGCTTATTACATTGATTTATCTGGTATTCATCGATATTTCTTAAGAAAGCCTTTAACTGTTCAGTGCGACTAAAATAGATTATAAGGGGCAGACATTACTGTCCCCTTAGATTTTTCTAAATAACTCAATAAAATGATAAATTCACATAATACTTCAACAACAGGACATATCCACATTGGTTCATCAAGTTTGATTGATTTTGCTGTTTGGGTGCTTCTTATTGACGGACTCCATGTACATCCATTTGATAAGCATAGTGGTGGTAATCAAATTTTACAAAATCAGGGAATGAATATCCACTCATGGTATGATTGGTTGAAATTAATTCTTATTCATCATGATAATCGACTGTTTTGGCACGTACCAAATATTCATGAAGCTTCCCAAGCAAGTGTAAAATCATTTCAAGAACTTTTAGAGCTTAATAGTCAAATACATAATGTCATCTGCGATGAAGAATGGCAGAATGAACAGCAGCAGCACTATTTAGAGCAGTTAAGCCAACAAGAACAATGCTATCAAGAAGCACTCACTGATTATCTGAGTTTAGATATAAATTCAATTAGAGAAAGCACTCCTCCTCAATTGTGGGTAGGAAAACAGGCAATTCAGGGAGTATTAATTCAGTTATGGGACAAATATCAAGCATTAAAATATTCTAATTCGTTCATTAACGATATTTTGCAAACACCTAGATTATGGTCAATAGAATCAAATCTTCCAATTAATAAATATAGAGAAATTTATTTGGTTGATTACCCTTTTGAAGTGGAAATATTTGTTAAACCCATATTTTGTATTGTAACTGTACCCAATATTCCAATTAATCAAGAAAAACTAGAGTCAAGAATGAAGAGAGTTATTGAACACTCATAATTCTTAATATAATTTGAGCCACTCCACGAACTAGAAGTTCGTGGATTCAGGCAAAGTTCACGCTAACTTTTCGCTCTTAACAGCTATCTGGTTAACGCTTTTGCCCTCATGGTTGAACTGTTCTGAGGATGAATGAGTCAGCCTACGTTCGGACTCGCCTACTTGTTCACAGTTTGTTTGATATTGTTGCCATGCCAACCATAGGGTTTGCTCCAACCTTGGATACTCGCATTGAGCATCTTGCAATGACAACTGATCCTCATTAACGTATCTACTCAGAAATGCACTGAAAATATCACGGTGCATAACAATCCCTGTCACATCTCTATGAACCCGTTGGGATAGAGATTTTTTGATACGACTACCATCTAAATGAGTTTGAGAGAGTGCAGTATATGAAGTAGAAAAAGTTATGAATTGTCCACCAGCGTTTTCAGCTTTGCGTTTCAATTCGGATTGTACAAATCCAGGTGATTTAGCAGAAATAGCCTTACCGTAGCGTTTCTGCCATCCCTTAACCGAGACTTTCTCGGTTTTAATTATATTGCCA
This Aulosira sp. FACHB-615 DNA region includes the following protein-coding sequences:
- a CDS encoding RNA-guided endonuclease TnpB family protein, whose product is MKTLKFKLYQHKRNRHLKRIINAAGVIYNHCIALHKRYYIMWGKHLSCAKLQSHIAKLRKRNPFWQTVGSQAVQDICQRIEKAYQLFFKHNKKGVKPPGFKKVKKYKSFSLKQAGYKFLGGNRVKIGNRVYQFWKSREIEGTVKTLTIKRTPLGELFMVVVVDNCAESQTKSTTGKIAGFDFGLKTFLTCSDGTKIESPQFFKQSLNAIKVASRQHSKKLKGSINRERARKNLVRRYEDISHRRRDWFWKLAHHLTDKFDVLCFETLNLKGMQRLWGRKISDLAFGEFLQILEWVAKKKKKSVVFIDQWYPSSKTCSHCGQVLESLDLSIREWRCSGCQSVNGRDENAALNILMVGASTIGLGDVSRFETAIAV
- a CDS encoding J domain-containing protein, producing MSRRTATSSSPSTVAQGLALSELHLRLQFLEKEHQSILKQIKRKRTELNNFVEKSRSLATEVVHQTTSSFQKMAQIDQEIHALFETIFATRKFGKQTLKKIQAVYRQLQFAGIISIKSDTEQFQQEPNKEFSSTEEDFSTQSTENSHQNQQWPAQETTSFGAGARTETQQKIRSTFLRLAEIFHPDKAQDSETQKYHTQIMQEINIAYQEGDLARLLEIESRQQVGETINPNSEDDLTRKCRHLEQQNQILHSQYENLKRELRLAKNTPEGAMVSSSRKAAKQGIDAVAGMVEAIESQIQAVSQIRDFVKDFQQQKLTIQEFLSGPVSLYSSEEELLQDILEQMLSQLI
- a CDS encoding SDR family NAD(P)-dependent oxidoreductase — its product is MQVCLVTGGNSGVGLMTAIGLAKLGNHVFIACRSANKAAKAIEYIRQTTGNQNVKFLPLDLASLDSVRRCVKLFNDYNLPLHILINNAGIFNNRGQTKEGFELIWGTNYLGHFLLTYLLLEKLQSSAPSRIIILASDLALSPNGIDWDLLVKRTPLNFLKLYAVSKFSLLLLTRELLQRLSNSQVTVNAIHPGFVQSNITIWHRLSKYLGLGISVEAGAYSTLVAATSPVYQNISGKFLDSHAQEILLPEIAQNQELSKQLWERSLLWAGCNQQSNNKKINYDGTDEIWGTNSLALSSNEIAEITQHIFDEILLKLPIKILLKQLVKSFIKFDIGSLFIILIQVFTKRFYMERHLDSPVIWQLCQDKNLLERVNAHLGDNLALWRSELWVNYPAQQLIPFWHRDSYSKLLKGDGKTINVYIALTEVNQDNGFEYLPNIDLENCKIKGTDPFSGNHFFEIPNEVEKKAIPVVLHPGEFVLFTNKLLHRSIQNNSGKARLSLTLRLTQSGVKVLPGYTSNCQKPVILQSQK
- a CDS encoding RpoD/SigA family RNA polymerase sigma factor; this translates as MSSLSSDTVRVYLQEIGQFPLLTSEQEITYARLVQQMIALQQQQQQLSQQLNRQPTSSEVANFVNKSELEINRIFQQGQRAKQKMITANLRLVVSIAKKYQHRNLEFLDLVQEGAIGLQRGIEKFDPNRGYKLSTYAYWWVTQAITRAIAEKSRTVRLPIHVNEKLNQIKKVQRELFLTLGRRGTLTEMAQKLEMQPGQIREYLAAANKTISLDLKVGDNQDTELSELLADEGTSPDEQITQEMLSQNLSDLLATLKPVQREVLILRFGLLDNQERSLAQIGEKLQISRERVRQIQMQAMTALRRQQPSIAQYLNS